From a single Labrenzia sp. PHM005 genomic region:
- a CDS encoding HPr family phosphocarrier protein has product MLEKDLTIVNRRGLHARASAKLVKLVETFDADVEVSRDGQTVGGTSIMGLMMLAASTGSSIRVRISGEQAEPALEAITDLVESGFGEED; this is encoded by the coding sequence GTGTTGGAAAAAGACCTGACGATTGTGAACCGGCGCGGACTGCATGCCCGGGCATCTGCGAAACTGGTGAAGCTGGTTGAAACTTTTGACGCCGATGTCGAAGTTTCCAGAGACGGTCAAACCGTGGGCGGAACGTCGATTATGGGACTGATGATGCTTGCGGCGAGCACGGGCAGCAGCATCCGGGTTCGCATTAGCGGTGAACAAGCAGAACCGGCGCTGGAGGCGATCACCGATCTGGTTGAAAGCGGGTTCGGCGAAGAAGACTAG
- a CDS encoding phosphoenolpyruvate carboxykinase, producing the protein MQEVGDRNSAIGSETFGFKGLKALYWNQNEPALYEYSLSRGESRMAAGGALVAETGVHTGRSPKDKFVVLDDQTKDTVWWDNNSQMNPEQFDVLLGDFLAHADGMELFAQDLYGGADAENRLPVRVYTEYAWHSLFIRNLLLRPERSELAAFAPEMTIVDLPSFKADPARHGCRTETVIAVDLTRKIVLIGGTSYAGEMKKSVFTVLNHLLPEKGIMPMHCSANVGEDGDTAVFFGLSGTGKTTLSADPSRTLIGDDEHGWSENGVFNFEGGCYAKTIKLSADAEPEIYSTTQRFGTVLENVVLDENRVPDFDDGSKTENTRAAYPIHFISNASDTGCAPVPKTIIMLTADAFGVMPPIARLTPAQAMYHFLSGYTAKVAGTEKGVTEPQATFSTCFGAPFLPRHPSEYGNLLKDLIAKHNVDCWLVNTGWTGGAHGVGHRMPIKATRTLLQAALSGSLANAAFRTDANFGFEVPVDVEGVDSTILTPRETWADKDAYDAQAAKLVDMFVGNFETFEPHVDSTVRSAAPAVRLAAE; encoded by the coding sequence ATGCAGGAAGTAGGCGACAGGAATTCAGCCATTGGCAGCGAGACTTTCGGTTTCAAAGGCCTGAAAGCGCTCTATTGGAACCAGAACGAGCCTGCGCTTTATGAGTATTCACTGTCCCGCGGCGAGAGCCGGATGGCAGCAGGCGGTGCGCTGGTCGCCGAAACCGGCGTCCACACCGGCCGCTCCCCCAAAGACAAATTTGTTGTTCTTGATGACCAGACCAAAGATACTGTGTGGTGGGACAACAATTCTCAGATGAACCCGGAGCAGTTCGATGTACTCCTGGGCGATTTCCTCGCGCATGCGGACGGCATGGAACTGTTTGCGCAGGACCTTTACGGCGGAGCAGACGCTGAAAACCGGCTGCCGGTGCGTGTTTACACCGAATATGCTTGGCATTCGCTCTTCATCCGCAACCTGCTGCTTCGCCCCGAGCGTAGCGAGCTGGCGGCTTTTGCTCCAGAAATGACCATTGTCGATCTGCCGAGCTTTAAGGCCGATCCGGCCCGGCATGGTTGCCGCACAGAAACCGTGATTGCCGTTGATCTGACCCGCAAGATCGTCCTGATCGGCGGAACATCATATGCCGGCGAAATGAAGAAATCGGTCTTCACCGTTCTTAATCACCTGCTGCCGGAAAAAGGCATCATGCCGATGCACTGCTCGGCCAATGTCGGTGAAGATGGTGACACTGCAGTATTCTTTGGCCTGTCTGGCACCGGCAAGACCACTCTGTCCGCTGACCCGTCTCGCACGTTGATCGGCGATGATGAGCACGGCTGGAGCGAAAACGGTGTCTTCAATTTCGAAGGCGGCTGCTACGCCAAGACAATCAAATTGTCCGCCGATGCAGAACCAGAAATCTATTCGACCACGCAACGCTTCGGAACGGTTCTGGAAAATGTGGTTCTGGACGAAAACCGGGTTCCGGATTTCGACGATGGCTCGAAAACAGAAAACACCCGGGCGGCCTATCCTATCCACTTCATCTCTAATGCCAGCGACACAGGCTGCGCGCCGGTTCCAAAAACCATCATCATGTTGACCGCTGATGCTTTTGGCGTCATGCCGCCAATTGCCCGCCTCACTCCGGCGCAGGCCATGTACCACTTCCTGTCCGGTTACACCGCGAAAGTGGCTGGTACCGAAAAAGGCGTAACTGAGCCGCAGGCTACCTTCTCGACTTGCTTCGGCGCCCCTTTCCTGCCGCGGCATCCATCAGAATACGGCAACCTGCTGAAAGATCTGATTGCCAAGCACAATGTCGACTGCTGGCTGGTGAACACCGGCTGGACCGGTGGCGCCCACGGTGTTGGCCACCGCATGCCGATCAAGGCAACCCGGACGTTGCTACAAGCAGCTCTGTCGGGCAGCCTGGCGAATGCTGCGTTCCGTACGGACGCGAATTTCGGCTTTGAGGTTCCGGTTGACGTTGAAGGCGTTGACAGCACCATCCTGACACCGCGCGAAACTTGGGCGGACAAGGATGCCTACGATGCACAGGCCGCCAAGCTGGTGGATATGTTCGTCGGCAACTTCGAAACCTTCGAGCCGCATGTCGACAGCACTGTGCGCAGCGCTGCACCAGCGGTGCGGCTTGCCGCGGAATAA
- the ahcY gene encoding adenosylhomocysteinase encodes MADYIVKDIGLADWGRTEIEIAEHEMPGLMACREEFGESKPLKGARIAGSLHMTIQTAVLIETLVALGAEVRWASCNIYSTQDQAAAAIAASGVPVFAIKGETLEEYWDYADKIFDFEDGANMILDDGGDATLYILMGARVEAGETSLIENPGSEEEEALFAQIKKRAAANPGWFTKQRDMLQGVTEETTTGVLRLYEMQKNGKLPFPAINVNDSVTKSKFDNRYGCRESLVDGIRRGTDVMMSGKVAVVCGYGDVGKGSAQSLAGAGARVIVTEIDPICALQASMDGFEVKTMEQALPEGDIYVTATGNKDIITFDHMRGMKDMAIVCNIGHFDNEIQVAALKNTKLRPVKDQVDMYEFPDGKRMILLSQGRLVNLGNATGHPSFVMSASFTNQVLAQIELFTKGDQYKNEVYVLPKHLDEKVARLHLAKLGVTLTELTDGQADYLGINKAGPFKAEHYKY; translated from the coding sequence ATGGCTGATTATATCGTCAAAGACATAGGGCTCGCAGACTGGGGCCGGACCGAAATTGAAATCGCGGAACACGAAATGCCGGGCCTGATGGCATGCCGGGAAGAGTTTGGCGAGAGCAAACCGCTCAAAGGCGCCCGTATTGCCGGCTCCTTGCACATGACCATTCAGACTGCTGTTCTGATTGAAACACTTGTCGCGCTCGGCGCGGAAGTTCGCTGGGCATCGTGCAACATCTATTCCACGCAGGATCAGGCAGCTGCCGCGATTGCTGCATCTGGTGTTCCGGTCTTTGCCATTAAGGGTGAGACGCTGGAAGAGTACTGGGATTACGCCGACAAGATCTTCGATTTTGAAGATGGCGCGAACATGATTCTCGACGATGGCGGCGATGCGACCCTTTACATCCTTATGGGCGCGCGCGTTGAAGCCGGTGAAACATCTCTGATCGAAAACCCGGGTTCTGAAGAAGAAGAAGCTCTTTTCGCTCAGATCAAGAAACGTGCAGCGGCCAACCCAGGCTGGTTCACCAAGCAACGCGATATGCTTCAGGGCGTCACTGAAGAGACCACCACCGGTGTTCTGCGTCTTTATGAAATGCAGAAAAACGGCAAGCTGCCGTTCCCGGCGATCAACGTCAACGACAGTGTCACCAAGTCCAAGTTCGACAACCGGTATGGCTGCCGCGAATCTCTCGTCGACGGCATTCGCCGCGGTACAGACGTTATGATGTCTGGCAAGGTCGCCGTTGTCTGTGGTTACGGCGATGTGGGCAAAGGCTCCGCACAGTCTCTGGCTGGCGCAGGTGCTCGTGTGATTGTCACCGAAATCGACCCTATCTGTGCACTGCAGGCTTCCATGGATGGCTTTGAAGTCAAAACCATGGAACAGGCGCTGCCGGAAGGCGATATCTATGTCACCGCGACCGGCAACAAGGACATCATCACCTTCGACCACATGCGCGGCATGAAGGACATGGCGATCGTCTGTAACATCGGTCACTTCGACAATGAGATCCAGGTTGCTGCTCTGAAGAACACCAAACTGCGCCCGGTCAAAGATCAGGTCGACATGTATGAGTTCCCGGATGGTAAGCGTATGATCCTGCTGTCTCAGGGCCGCCTGGTAAACCTTGGCAACGCAACCGGTCACCCGAGCTTTGTGATGTCGGCCAGCTTCACCAACCAGGTCTTGGCGCAGATCGAACTCTTCACCAAGGGCGATCAGTATAAAAACGAAGTCTATGTGCTTCCGAAGCACCTGGATGAGAAGGTTGCCCGGCTGCATCTGGCCAAGCTCGGTGTCACGTTAACCGAATTAACTGACGGGCAAGCCGATTATCTGGGGATTAACAAGGCCGGCCCGTTCAAGGCTGAACACTACAAATACTGA
- a CDS encoding sensor histidine kinase, producing the protein MAVESEHLDVDPSSEPETGSERSRLRRLGKKRVRRRILSRFGQIFGTYVLSSLTRRIIAINLVGLIALVIGILYLNQFRAGLIDARVQSLLTQGEIIAGAIAASATVDTGAITVDPERLLQLQAGESITPTTGDDLESLDFPINPERVGPVLRRLISPTKTRARIYDPEGILILDSRHLYSGAQILRFDLPPPNAEEDGFWDTLWQWTKRWFRQGDLPLYQEVGAGDGRAYPEVEAALAGSPASVTRISQRGELIVSVAVPIQRFRAVLGTLLLSTQGGDIDAIVRAERIAIIRVFMFAATVTILLSILLAGTIAGPVRRLAAAADRVRKGSTTSREEIPEFSDRQDEIGHLARSFREMTNALYDKIDAIERFAADVAHELKNPLTSLRSAVETLPLARNEDSRNRLMDVIQHDVRRLDRLISDISDASRLDAELARTQSETINMAELLRNMADAANERADDGAARVKLTVADAPGAKPYDVQGHDIRLGQVISNLLDNARSFSPENGIVRVDLSRGSHQIKITIDDDGPGIRAENTERIFERFYTDRPDGEGFGNNSGLGLSISRQIIDAHGGSISATNRIEADEDGDDTVAGARFTILLPAGRTK; encoded by the coding sequence ATGGCGGTTGAAAGCGAGCATCTTGACGTTGATCCGTCCTCTGAACCGGAAACCGGTTCGGAGCGCTCGCGCTTGCGCCGTCTTGGCAAAAAACGGGTTCGCCGTCGCATCCTTAGCCGGTTCGGCCAGATTTTTGGCACTTACGTTCTCTCTTCGCTGACCCGGCGGATCATCGCCATCAACTTGGTTGGCCTGATCGCTCTGGTGATCGGGATCTTGTACCTCAATCAGTTCCGGGCCGGTCTGATCGATGCACGGGTACAAAGCCTTTTGACCCAAGGCGAAATCATTGCAGGCGCAATTGCGGCCTCCGCGACGGTTGACACCGGGGCTATCACGGTAGATCCGGAGCGCTTGCTACAGCTGCAAGCCGGCGAAAGCATCACACCCACAACAGGCGATGATTTGGAAAGCCTCGACTTTCCGATCAATCCGGAGCGGGTCGGGCCAGTGTTGCGGCGCCTGATATCGCCAACCAAGACCCGCGCCCGGATTTACGACCCGGAAGGGATCCTCATTTTGGATTCGCGCCACCTTTATTCCGGCGCGCAAATTCTGCGATTTGATCTGCCGCCACCAAATGCGGAAGAAGACGGTTTCTGGGATACGCTTTGGCAGTGGACCAAACGGTGGTTCCGTCAGGGCGATCTGCCGCTTTATCAGGAGGTCGGTGCCGGGGACGGACGTGCCTATCCGGAAGTGGAGGCAGCCCTCGCCGGGTCACCGGCCAGTGTGACCCGGATCTCGCAACGTGGCGAACTGATCGTCTCGGTCGCGGTTCCGATCCAGCGGTTCCGGGCTGTTTTGGGCACACTTCTGCTTTCCACCCAAGGCGGCGATATTGATGCCATCGTGCGCGCAGAACGCATCGCGATTATTCGCGTCTTCATGTTTGCCGCGACCGTCACCATTTTGCTGTCGATCTTGTTGGCGGGCACTATTGCCGGTCCGGTCCGCCGCTTGGCCGCAGCCGCCGATCGGGTGCGCAAAGGGTCGACGACATCGCGCGAGGAAATTCCGGAGTTTTCCGACCGGCAGGATGAGATTGGTCATCTGGCGCGTTCGTTCCGCGAGATGACCAATGCGCTCTATGATAAGATCGATGCCATCGAGCGGTTCGCGGCCGATGTGGCACACGAACTCAAGAACCCATTGACTTCTTTGCGTAGTGCCGTTGAAACACTACCGCTTGCCCGCAATGAAGACTCTCGCAACCGGTTGATGGATGTCATCCAACATGACGTGCGGCGCCTCGACCGTTTGATCAGCGACATATCCGATGCGTCCCGACTGGATGCCGAATTGGCCCGGACTCAGTCAGAGACCATCAATATGGCAGAACTTCTGCGTAACATGGCCGATGCAGCCAATGAGCGAGCCGATGACGGCGCAGCGCGGGTCAAGCTGACCGTTGCTGATGCGCCAGGCGCGAAACCCTATGATGTTCAAGGTCATGATATCCGCCTGGGCCAAGTAATCAGCAATCTTCTCGACAATGCGCGGTCTTTCTCGCCTGAAAACGGGATTGTCCGCGTCGATCTCAGCCGTGGCAGCCACCAGATCAAGATTACGATTGATGATGACGGTCCGGGGATCCGGGCCGAAAATACCGAGCGGATTTTCGAGCGGTTTTACACCGACCGGCCGGACGGCGAAGGTTTCGGCAATAACTCCGGTCTCGGCCTGTCTATCTCCCGCCAGATCATAGATGCACACGGCGGGTCGATTTCGGCGACAAACCGGATTGAAGCAGATGAAGATGGCGACGATACGGTTGCCGGAGCGCGGTTTACCATTTTGTTGCCTGCAGGCCGCACTAAGTGA
- a CDS encoding response regulator transcription factor, protein MPTIALVDDDRNILTSVSIALEAEGYRVQTYTDGTSALDGLQSDPPELAIFDIKMPRMDGMELLRRLRQTSDIPVIFLTSKDDEIDELFGLKMGADDFIRKPFSQRLLVERVRAVLRRAQPRDASAPRDDADKLLERGQLLMDQERHTCTWNNKPVTLTVTEFLILSALAQRPGVVKSRNALMDAAYDDQVYVDDRTIDSHIKRLRKKFKVVDDDFDMIETLYGVGYRFREV, encoded by the coding sequence ATGCCGACAATTGCCCTGGTTGATGACGACCGCAACATTTTGACCTCAGTTTCGATTGCGCTAGAGGCGGAAGGCTACCGGGTTCAGACCTATACGGATGGAACCTCCGCACTGGACGGACTGCAGAGCGATCCGCCGGAACTCGCGATCTTCGACATCAAGATGCCGCGCATGGATGGCATGGAGCTCCTACGCCGTTTGCGTCAGACGTCAGATATTCCGGTGATTTTCCTGACCTCCAAGGACGATGAAATCGACGAGCTGTTTGGCTTGAAAATGGGCGCCGATGACTTTATCCGCAAACCCTTCTCACAGCGTTTGCTGGTCGAGCGGGTCCGCGCGGTATTGCGGCGGGCACAGCCACGGGACGCCTCAGCGCCGCGGGACGATGCGGATAAGCTGCTCGAGCGTGGACAGCTTTTGATGGATCAGGAGCGGCACACGTGCACCTGGAACAACAAGCCGGTTACCCTGACGGTCACCGAATTCCTGATCTTGTCGGCCCTTGCTCAGCGGCCAGGCGTGGTCAAAAGCCGGAATGCCCTGATGGACGCGGCCTATGACGATCAGGTCTATGTCGATGACCGCACCATCGACAGCCACATCAAACGTCTGCGTAAGAAGTTCAAAGTGGTTGACGATGATTTCGACATGATCGAAACCCTTTATGGTGTCGGTTACCGGTTCAGAGAGGTCTGA
- a CDS encoding PAS domain-containing sensor histidine kinase — translation MPEGSRNGVRGRAAWQDWSLKTVKLGGMSGAALSLSAGSAAADLLSGTMAAINPDNMVLFGALGGMCAFAVTAAIALVHHRRQSGQLTDSLEKEKRDLKFRVDRLEAMLNTDEQRVIVWTGNGAMPQIWGILPEKSGVPRPPAQLLAFGSWLSAKCAGDLERYLDLLFRTGETFTTTLKTRTGSYVEALGRTTGGAVVLRLRDLTGERQMQAELQARNAKISGELHMLHALLDAMPAPAWQRDAEGNVIWANDAYAEAVEMPDAEAAVKEGATFLDAAARTAMAVQRNEDGCFSARIPIVASGQRRVFEITDVNANVGGAGIAVDISELEQAQKELGRAEEFHGRTLDQLAAAVAIYSGDKKLQFYNAAFRQMWDLDPAFLESRPEDGVVLDTLRAGRKIPEQADYRGWRNKMLESYQSLEAKENWWHLPDGRTVRVIANPHPQGGVTYIYENVTEQLDLESRYNALSRVQGETLDNLSEAVAVFGSDGKLRLWNPAFGRIWNLDEERLATLPHVNEVVTSCALNETEQQAWEQLAGSVTGLVDNRTQNVSRLERHNGEVLDYATVPLPDGGTLVTFVDVTDSVNVERALLEKNDALQQADQIKNAFIQHVSYELRSPLTNIIGFAQLLADPKFGDLSEKQGEYADYIQSSSSALLAIINDILDLATLDAGIMELDLGEVDVASTVEAAVEGLKDRIAEARINLRTQVPDDIGNMVADEKRLRQVLFNLISNAVRYSEPDGVVDISCDRDDDKVTFVVKDHGLGIPAEILTQVFNRFVGHDTGARRQGAGLGLAIVKSFVELHGGTVDIDSAEGQGTTVTCVFPAHPELADQAAAE, via the coding sequence ATGCCGGAAGGCAGCAGAAACGGCGTGCGAGGCCGCGCGGCGTGGCAGGATTGGAGTCTGAAGACGGTCAAACTCGGCGGCATGTCGGGTGCGGCGCTGTCCCTGTCAGCAGGGTCTGCGGCCGCTGATCTGTTGTCTGGCACAATGGCTGCGATCAACCCCGACAACATGGTTCTGTTTGGCGCTCTTGGCGGCATGTGCGCTTTTGCCGTGACCGCTGCGATCGCCCTTGTTCATCACCGCCGTCAATCTGGACAGCTAACCGATTCCCTTGAAAAGGAAAAGCGGGATCTGAAGTTCCGTGTCGACCGTCTGGAAGCCATGCTCAACACCGATGAGCAGCGGGTCATCGTCTGGACCGGCAATGGAGCCATGCCGCAGATTTGGGGCATCTTGCCGGAAAAATCCGGCGTGCCGCGGCCTCCGGCACAGCTTTTGGCCTTCGGCAGCTGGCTTTCGGCTAAATGCGCCGGCGATCTTGAACGGTATCTGGATCTGTTGTTCCGCACCGGAGAAACATTCACCACCACTTTAAAAACCCGGACGGGCAGTTATGTCGAAGCGCTTGGGCGCACGACCGGTGGTGCTGTGGTGCTGCGCCTGCGCGATTTGACCGGCGAACGTCAGATGCAGGCCGAACTTCAGGCCCGCAACGCCAAGATTTCGGGCGAACTTCACATGCTGCATGCGCTGCTAGACGCCATGCCCGCGCCTGCCTGGCAGCGGGATGCGGAAGGCAATGTCATCTGGGCCAATGATGCTTATGCTGAAGCGGTTGAAATGCCAGATGCAGAAGCAGCAGTGAAAGAAGGCGCTACATTCCTCGATGCGGCCGCCCGTACGGCAATGGCCGTTCAGCGCAATGAAGACGGCTGTTTCAGCGCCCGGATTCCAATTGTCGCTTCCGGTCAGCGCCGGGTGTTTGAAATCACCGATGTCAACGCGAATGTCGGTGGGGCCGGCATTGCCGTGGACATCAGCGAATTGGAACAGGCGCAAAAGGAACTGGGCCGCGCAGAAGAGTTCCATGGCCGGACTCTGGATCAGCTCGCAGCAGCCGTGGCGATTTACAGCGGCGACAAGAAACTTCAGTTCTACAACGCTGCATTCCGGCAAATGTGGGATCTGGATCCGGCCTTCCTGGAAAGCCGCCCGGAGGACGGCGTTGTTCTCGATACCCTACGCGCAGGGCGGAAAATTCCAGAACAGGCAGACTACCGCGGCTGGCGTAACAAGATGCTGGAGAGCTACCAGTCCCTGGAAGCCAAGGAAAACTGGTGGCACCTGCCAGATGGCCGCACGGTGCGCGTAATCGCCAATCCGCATCCGCAGGGCGGCGTCACGTACATTTACGAGAATGTCACCGAGCAGCTCGATCTGGAAAGCCGCTACAACGCACTGTCTCGGGTCCAGGGGGAAACGCTCGACAACTTGTCAGAAGCCGTTGCTGTGTTCGGCTCTGATGGCAAGCTGCGGCTCTGGAACCCTGCGTTCGGCCGGATCTGGAACTTGGATGAAGAGCGGCTTGCAACACTGCCGCATGTCAATGAAGTGGTCACGTCCTGCGCCTTGAACGAGACCGAGCAGCAGGCTTGGGAACAGCTGGCTGGAAGTGTCACTGGATTGGTTGACAACCGCACTCAGAATGTCAGCCGTCTGGAGCGTCATAACGGTGAAGTGCTCGACTATGCTACGGTGCCTCTGCCGGATGGTGGCACGCTGGTCACCTTTGTTGATGTCACTGACAGCGTGAATGTAGAGCGGGCACTTCTTGAAAAGAACGATGCACTTCAACAGGCCGACCAGATCAAGAACGCGTTCATTCAGCACGTTTCATACGAGCTGCGGTCGCCGCTGACCAATATCATCGGTTTTGCTCAATTGCTTGCCGATCCGAAGTTTGGCGATTTGAGCGAAAAACAGGGCGAATACGCGGACTACATCCAGTCGTCCTCCTCTGCACTTCTTGCCATTATCAATGATATCCTTGACCTGGCCACGCTGGACGCCGGCATCATGGAATTGGATCTTGGCGAAGTTGATGTCGCCTCCACGGTTGAAGCGGCGGTCGAAGGCCTTAAAGACAGAATTGCTGAAGCCCGGATCAACCTTAGAACTCAAGTTCCAGATGACATTGGCAATATGGTCGCCGATGAAAAACGGTTGCGCCAGGTGCTGTTCAATTTGATTTCCAACGCCGTGCGCTATTCTGAGCCCGATGGTGTTGTCGACATCAGCTGCGACCGGGATGATGACAAGGTAACCTTTGTGGTCAAGGATCACGGCCTTGGTATTCCTGCGGAAATCCTGACACAAGTGTTCAACCGTTTTGTCGGTCATGACACGGGCGCACGCCGTCAGGGCGCCGGACTTGGCCTTGCAATCGTGAAGAGCTTTGTCGAGTTGCACGGTGGGACGGTTGATATTGACAGTGCCGAAGGTCAAGGCACGACCGTCACTTGTGTCTTCCCCGCGCATCCGGAACTGGCAGACCAGGCCGCGGCCGAATAG
- a CDS encoding HPr kinase/phosphorylase, whose amino-acid sequence MSRSTIHANCLVVGTKGILIRGASGSGKSSLSETLIESAQVRGQFAALVSDDRVQLRVETGRLIAEPPSTLQGLMETRGFGIVQVRHLPKAQVHLIVDLIDLEEMERIPELAVANVMLEGAQLSGIKCPAVAPQSALRLIRWAFKHLFPGSPDYF is encoded by the coding sequence GTGAGCCGGTCCACGATCCATGCAAACTGTTTGGTCGTCGGAACAAAGGGTATTTTGATCCGGGGGGCATCCGGAAGCGGCAAGTCCAGTCTTTCTGAAACGCTCATCGAATCTGCTCAAGTGCGGGGCCAATTCGCTGCGCTCGTATCCGATGATCGGGTGCAATTGAGAGTGGAAACGGGACGGCTGATCGCCGAACCGCCATCCACCCTCCAAGGCCTGATGGAAACACGCGGGTTTGGCATTGTTCAGGTCCGTCATTTGCCAAAGGCACAAGTGCATTTGATCGTTGATCTTATTGACTTGGAGGAAATGGAACGGATCCCCGAGCTTGCTGTGGCAAATGTGATGTTGGAAGGTGCCCAACTTTCTGGCATCAAATGCCCCGCTGTAGCACCACAATCCGCACTTCGACTGATCCGCTGGGCGTTCAAACACCTTTTTCCAGGAAGTCCTGACTATTTTTAG
- a CDS encoding PTS sugar transporter subunit IIA gives MIGLVLVTHGRLAEEFKAALEHVVGPQEQVETISIGPDDDMEQRRQDILAAVDAANSGKGVVLLTDMFGGTPSNLAISVMDSKSVEVVAGVNLPMLIKLASVRADRDLAQAVDEARQAGQKYISVASQVLSGQN, from the coding sequence ATGATCGGACTAGTCCTTGTCACTCACGGACGTCTCGCAGAGGAATTCAAGGCTGCCCTTGAACATGTCGTTGGACCGCAGGAGCAGGTGGAAACAATCTCCATTGGCCCAGACGATGACATGGAACAGCGCCGGCAGGACATTCTGGCCGCTGTAGATGCGGCAAATTCCGGCAAAGGGGTGGTCCTTCTGACCGATATGTTTGGTGGGACCCCTTCCAATTTGGCGATTTCCGTTATGGACAGCAAATCCGTGGAGGTTGTGGCCGGGGTCAATCTGCCGATGCTGATCAAACTTGCCAGTGTCCGGGCTGACCGCGACCTGGCGCAGGCCGTTGACGAGGCGCGTCAGGCCGGACAAAAATATATTTCCGTCGCAAGCCAGGTGCTGTCGGGACAGAACTAA
- a CDS encoding cyclopropane-fatty-acyl-phospholipid synthase family protein: protein MDAVVNRDLQVTKDLLAHLHGALDADFSFELPDGSLVPETENVGGLRLYLSHTAIPSLLRRPGLKTLLELYARGEIEPRGGSLFEFADKRPSVKTKALLKKLNKRLVLGLAAKLFFAARGKDKRTTNFDGGGAAQRSGSGQTDIAFHYNVSNDFYRLFLDPEMLYTCAYFRDWSNDLATAQKNKLEMICRKLRLQPGDRMLDIGCGWGALICYAAENYGVTAVGVTLSEEQAVLARERIKAKGLEDKVSVELKDFRAMEGEFDKISSIGMFEHVGIDHHDEYYEAVCRLLRPRGIYLHHAITRRGKKDLKTFRRKRAEYKALVRYIFPGGEVDHIGWTLTNLEAHGFEVHDVEGWREHYARTTRLWANNLMNAKDEAIAEVGEEKYRLWLAYLTGVSLGFERGTINIFQTVATKRTKGPSNMPPSREDLYKA from the coding sequence TTGGACGCGGTTGTGAATCGGGATTTGCAGGTCACCAAGGATCTATTGGCCCACCTTCATGGCGCGTTAGACGCCGACTTTTCCTTTGAACTTCCTGATGGTTCGCTTGTTCCGGAAACTGAAAACGTGGGCGGGCTCCGCCTTTATCTGTCGCATACCGCGATCCCGTCTCTGTTGCGGCGCCCAGGCCTCAAAACGCTTCTAGAGCTCTATGCCCGCGGCGAGATAGAGCCGCGCGGGGGCTCTTTATTTGAGTTTGCCGATAAGCGGCCGTCGGTGAAGACCAAAGCACTGTTAAAGAAACTGAACAAACGCCTAGTGCTGGGGTTGGCGGCGAAGCTGTTTTTTGCTGCGCGGGGAAAAGACAAGAGGACGACAAACTTTGATGGCGGCGGAGCGGCACAACGTTCTGGCAGCGGACAGACGGATATTGCCTTTCACTATAATGTCTCCAACGATTTCTACCGGCTCTTTCTGGATCCGGAGATGCTCTACACCTGCGCGTACTTTCGGGATTGGAGCAACGATCTGGCTACGGCTCAGAAAAACAAACTGGAGATGATTTGCCGAAAGTTGCGGCTTCAGCCGGGCGACCGGATGCTGGATATCGGCTGCGGCTGGGGTGCCCTAATTTGTTATGCCGCTGAAAACTATGGCGTGACAGCTGTTGGGGTTACCTTATCCGAAGAACAAGCTGTGCTGGCACGGGAGCGGATAAAAGCAAAAGGCCTGGAAGACAAGGTTTCTGTCGAGTTGAAGGACTTCCGCGCCATGGAAGGGGAGTTCGATAAGATCTCTTCCATCGGTATGTTCGAGCACGTCGGTATTGACCACCACGACGAGTATTATGAAGCCGTTTGCCGGCTGTTGCGTCCACGGGGGATTTATCTGCATCACGCCATCACTCGGCGCGGCAAGAAGGATCTCAAAACTTTCCGCCGCAAGCGGGCGGAATATAAAGCGCTTGTCCGGTATATCTTCCCAGGCGGCGAGGTTGACCACATCGGTTGGACATTGACCAATCTGGAAGCGCATGGCTTTGAGGTGCACGACGTCGAGGGCTGGCGGGAGCACTATGCCCGCACCACCCGGCTCTGGGCGAACAATCTAATGAATGCCAAAGACGAGGCTATCGCCGAAGTTGGAGAAGAGAAATACCGGCTCTGGCTCGCGTATCTCACGGGCGTTTCGCTGGGCTTTGAGCGTGGCACAATCAACATCTTCCAGACCGTCGCAACTAAACGGACCAAAGGCCCGTCCAACATGCCGCCGAGTCGCGAAGATCTTTACAAAGCATGA